Proteins encoded in a region of the Raphanus sativus cultivar WK10039 chromosome 8, ASM80110v3, whole genome shotgun sequence genome:
- the LOC130498792 gene encoding F-box protein AUF2-like gives MESLVMHERGGEGTVVMKSEGLKEFRKAARDQEVEERVEKKQRSVVPSVRMSMRHAPSLKLKSGICLESATLVIVRPSQEYSDVGDDELATEAFAGSCMYGEAVAALLKRSKNTVDMNSF, from the coding sequence ATGGAGAGCTTAGTGATGCATGAAAGAGGAGGAGAAGGGACGGTAGTGATGAAATCCGAGGGGTTGAAAGAGTTTCGAAAGGCGGCGCGTGATCAAGAAGTCGAGGAGCGCGTGGAGAAAAAACAGAGGAGTGTGGTCCCGAGCGTGAGGATGAGCATGAGACACGCTCCGTCGCTTAAGCTAAAGAGTGGCATATGTTTAGAATCCGCAACGCTCGTGATCGTAAGGCCGAGCCAGGAATATTCTGACGTCGGAGATGATGAGCTGGCGACGGAGGCTTTCGCCGGGAGTTGTATGTACGGTGAAGCGGTCGCGGCTTTGTTGAAGCGTAGTAAGAACACCGTGGATATGAACTCGTTTTGA